Proteins from one Primulina huaijiensis isolate GDHJ02 chromosome 18, ASM1229523v2, whole genome shotgun sequence genomic window:
- the LOC140965091 gene encoding glycosyltransferase BC10-like isoform X2, translating to MKRSSNPQKFHHRWKRKLLSMLLCFSCFAIFLLMESLYSPIQMLSPPTIVKPKIACLFIARNRIPLDMVWDAFFRGDGENRFSIYVHSRPGFLLNKATTRSPYFLYRQINDSIQVDWGEASMIQAERILLQNALMHPLNERFIFLSDSCIPLYNFSYVYDYIMSTSTSFVDSFADTKEGRYNPKMDPVIPVDNWRKGSQWVILTRKHAEIVVQDDSVFPMFQWHCKKRSLPEFWRELSLPADASKEHNCIPDEHYVQTLLAQKGLEGEITRRSLTHSSWDLSSSKDPERRGWHPLTYKLADTSPVLIQSIKTISITKLSTEENGALARENPLNAFFLRGNLHGLLLYVYLTRLFWEYLLKQQLHPEIVSLRITSCGNHIVNRGEKCTQQKRNSMYH from the exons ATGAAACGGAGTTCAAATCCGCAGAAATTTCATCATAGATGGAAGAGGAAGCTTTTGTCTATGCTTTTGTGTTTTTCTTGTTTCGCCATTTTTCTGCTGATGGAATCGCTGTATAGCCCAATTCAAATGTTATCTCCGCCTACAATTGTCAAACCCAAAATCGCTTGCCTGTTTATAGCAAGGAATCGGATTCCACTTGACATGGTTTGGGATGCATTTTTTCGG GGAGATGGGGAGAACAGATTCTCTATCTATGTTCATTCACGTCCCGGGTTCTTGTTGAACAAGGCAACTACGAGGTCGCCATATTTCTTATATCGTCAAATAAATGATAGCATACAg GTAGATTGGGGAGAAGCTAGTATGATCCAAGCAGAGCGTATTTTGCTCCAGAATGCACTGATGCATCCCTTAAATGAACGGTTCATTTTCCTCTCAGACAG CTGCATACCTTTATACAATTTCAGCTACGTATATGACTATATAATGTCGACCTCAACTAGCTTCGTGGACAG TTTTGCTGACACAAAAGAGGGCCGATACAATCCAAAAATGGATCCAGTGATTCCTGTTGATAACTGGAGGAAAGGATCTCAG TGGGTCATTCTCACCAGAAAGCATGCCGAGATTGTAGTTCAAGATGACTCTGTCTTCCCTATGTTTCAATGGCATTGCAAG AAGAGATCGCTACCAGAATTTTGGCGTGAGCTTTCACTT CCAGCTGACGCATCAAAGGAACACAACTGCATACCAGATGAACATTACGTGCAAACGCTCCTTGCT CAAAAGGGCCTTGAAGGAGAAATAACAAGGAGATCACTGACTCACTCTTCATGGGATCTTTCATCTTCCAAAGACCCCGAAAGGCGAGGATGGCATCCCCTGACTTACAAGTTAGCTGATACCTCTCCCGTGCTCATCCAATCCATCAAG ACAATATCTATTACGAAACTGAGTACAGAAGAGAATGGTGCACTAGCAAGGGAAAACCCTCTAAATGCTTTCTTTTTGCGAGGAAATTTACACGGCCTGCTGCTCTACGTCTACTTAACACG TCTGTTCTGGGAATATCTGTTGAAGCAACAACTACACCCTGAAATAGTTTCATTGAGGATCACTAGCTGCGGAAATCATATTGTGAATAGAGGAGAAAAATGTACACAACAAAAGAGAAATTCAATGTATCATTAA
- the LOC140965091 gene encoding glycosyltransferase BC10-like isoform X3 yields MKRSSNPQKFHHRWKRKLLSMLLCFSCFAIFLLMESLYSPIQMLSPPTIVKPKIACLFIARNRIPLDMVWDAFFRGDGENRFSIYVHSRPGFLLNKATTRSPYFLYRQINDSIQVDWGEASMIQAERILLQNALMHPLNERFIFLSDSCIPLYNFSYVYDYIMSTSTSFVDSSFADTKEGRYNPKMDPVIPVDNWRKGSQWVILTRKHAEIVVQDDSVFPMFQWHCKKRSLPEFWRELSLPADASKEHNCIPDEHYVQTLLAQKGLEGEITRRSLTHSSWDLSSSKDPERRGWHPLTYKLADTSPVLIQSIKGVDNIYYETEYRREWCTSKGKPSKCFLFARKFTRPAALRLLNTSVLGISVEATTTP; encoded by the exons ATGAAACGGAGTTCAAATCCGCAGAAATTTCATCATAGATGGAAGAGGAAGCTTTTGTCTATGCTTTTGTGTTTTTCTTGTTTCGCCATTTTTCTGCTGATGGAATCGCTGTATAGCCCAATTCAAATGTTATCTCCGCCTACAATTGTCAAACCCAAAATCGCTTGCCTGTTTATAGCAAGGAATCGGATTCCACTTGACATGGTTTGGGATGCATTTTTTCGG GGAGATGGGGAGAACAGATTCTCTATCTATGTTCATTCACGTCCCGGGTTCTTGTTGAACAAGGCAACTACGAGGTCGCCATATTTCTTATATCGTCAAATAAATGATAGCATACAg GTAGATTGGGGAGAAGCTAGTATGATCCAAGCAGAGCGTATTTTGCTCCAGAATGCACTGATGCATCCCTTAAATGAACGGTTCATTTTCCTCTCAGACAG CTGCATACCTTTATACAATTTCAGCTACGTATATGACTATATAATGTCGACCTCAACTAGCTTCGTGGACAG CAGTTTTGCTGACACAAAAGAGGGCCGATACAATCCAAAAATGGATCCAGTGATTCCTGTTGATAACTGGAGGAAAGGATCTCAG TGGGTCATTCTCACCAGAAAGCATGCCGAGATTGTAGTTCAAGATGACTCTGTCTTCCCTATGTTTCAATGGCATTGCAAG AAGAGATCGCTACCAGAATTTTGGCGTGAGCTTTCACTT CCAGCTGACGCATCAAAGGAACACAACTGCATACCAGATGAACATTACGTGCAAACGCTCCTTGCT CAAAAGGGCCTTGAAGGAGAAATAACAAGGAGATCACTGACTCACTCTTCATGGGATCTTTCATCTTCCAAAGACCCCGAAAGGCGAGGATGGCATCCCCTGACTTACAAGTTAGCTGATACCTCTCCCGTGCTCATCCAATCCATCAAG GGTGTAGACAATATCTATTACGAAACTGAGTACAGAAGAGAATGGTGCACTAGCAAGGGAAAACCCTCTAAATGCTTTCTTTTTGCGAGGAAATTTACACGGCCTGCTGCTCTACGTCTACTTAACACG TCTGTTCTGGGAATATCTGTTGAAGCAACAACTACACCCTGA
- the LOC140965091 gene encoding glycosyltransferase BC10-like isoform X1, producing the protein MKRSSNPQKFHHRWKRKLLSMLLCFSCFAIFLLMESLYSPIQMLSPPTIVKPKIACLFIARNRIPLDMVWDAFFRGDGENRFSIYVHSRPGFLLNKATTRSPYFLYRQINDSIQVDWGEASMIQAERILLQNALMHPLNERFIFLSDSCIPLYNFSYVYDYIMSTSTSFVDSSFADTKEGRYNPKMDPVIPVDNWRKGSQWVILTRKHAEIVVQDDSVFPMFQWHCKKRSLPEFWRELSLPADASKEHNCIPDEHYVQTLLAQKGLEGEITRRSLTHSSWDLSSSKDPERRGWHPLTYKLADTSPVLIQSIKTISITKLSTEENGALARENPLNAFFLRGNLHGLLLYVYLTRLFWEYLLKQQLHPEIVSLRITSCGNHIVNRGEKCTQQKRNSMYH; encoded by the exons ATGAAACGGAGTTCAAATCCGCAGAAATTTCATCATAGATGGAAGAGGAAGCTTTTGTCTATGCTTTTGTGTTTTTCTTGTTTCGCCATTTTTCTGCTGATGGAATCGCTGTATAGCCCAATTCAAATGTTATCTCCGCCTACAATTGTCAAACCCAAAATCGCTTGCCTGTTTATAGCAAGGAATCGGATTCCACTTGACATGGTTTGGGATGCATTTTTTCGG GGAGATGGGGAGAACAGATTCTCTATCTATGTTCATTCACGTCCCGGGTTCTTGTTGAACAAGGCAACTACGAGGTCGCCATATTTCTTATATCGTCAAATAAATGATAGCATACAg GTAGATTGGGGAGAAGCTAGTATGATCCAAGCAGAGCGTATTTTGCTCCAGAATGCACTGATGCATCCCTTAAATGAACGGTTCATTTTCCTCTCAGACAG CTGCATACCTTTATACAATTTCAGCTACGTATATGACTATATAATGTCGACCTCAACTAGCTTCGTGGACAG CAGTTTTGCTGACACAAAAGAGGGCCGATACAATCCAAAAATGGATCCAGTGATTCCTGTTGATAACTGGAGGAAAGGATCTCAG TGGGTCATTCTCACCAGAAAGCATGCCGAGATTGTAGTTCAAGATGACTCTGTCTTCCCTATGTTTCAATGGCATTGCAAG AAGAGATCGCTACCAGAATTTTGGCGTGAGCTTTCACTT CCAGCTGACGCATCAAAGGAACACAACTGCATACCAGATGAACATTACGTGCAAACGCTCCTTGCT CAAAAGGGCCTTGAAGGAGAAATAACAAGGAGATCACTGACTCACTCTTCATGGGATCTTTCATCTTCCAAAGACCCCGAAAGGCGAGGATGGCATCCCCTGACTTACAAGTTAGCTGATACCTCTCCCGTGCTCATCCAATCCATCAAG ACAATATCTATTACGAAACTGAGTACAGAAGAGAATGGTGCACTAGCAAGGGAAAACCCTCTAAATGCTTTCTTTTTGCGAGGAAATTTACACGGCCTGCTGCTCTACGTCTACTTAACACG TCTGTTCTGGGAATATCTGTTGAAGCAACAACTACACCCTGAAATAGTTTCATTGAGGATCACTAGCTGCGGAAATCATATTGTGAATAGAGGAGAAAAATGTACACAACAAAAGAGAAATTCAATGTATCATTAA
- the LOC140965091 gene encoding glycosyltransferase BC10-like isoform X5: MKRSSNPQKFHHRWKRKLLSMLLCFSCFAIFLLMESLYSPIQMLSPPTIVKPKIACLFIARNRIPLDMVWDAFFRVDWGEASMIQAERILLQNALMHPLNERFIFLSDSCIPLYNFSYVYDYIMSTSTSFVDSSFADTKEGRYNPKMDPVIPVDNWRKGSQWVILTRKHAEIVVQDDSVFPMFQWHCKKRSLPEFWRELSLPADASKEHNCIPDEHYVQTLLAQKGLEGEITRRSLTHSSWDLSSSKDPERRGWHPLTYKLADTSPVLIQSIKTISITKLSTEENGALARENPLNAFFLRGNLHGLLLYVYLTRLFWEYLLKQQLHPEIVSLRITSCGNHIVNRGEKCTQQKRNSMYH; the protein is encoded by the exons ATGAAACGGAGTTCAAATCCGCAGAAATTTCATCATAGATGGAAGAGGAAGCTTTTGTCTATGCTTTTGTGTTTTTCTTGTTTCGCCATTTTTCTGCTGATGGAATCGCTGTATAGCCCAATTCAAATGTTATCTCCGCCTACAATTGTCAAACCCAAAATCGCTTGCCTGTTTATAGCAAGGAATCGGATTCCACTTGACATGGTTTGGGATGCATTTTTTCGG GTAGATTGGGGAGAAGCTAGTATGATCCAAGCAGAGCGTATTTTGCTCCAGAATGCACTGATGCATCCCTTAAATGAACGGTTCATTTTCCTCTCAGACAG CTGCATACCTTTATACAATTTCAGCTACGTATATGACTATATAATGTCGACCTCAACTAGCTTCGTGGACAG CAGTTTTGCTGACACAAAAGAGGGCCGATACAATCCAAAAATGGATCCAGTGATTCCTGTTGATAACTGGAGGAAAGGATCTCAG TGGGTCATTCTCACCAGAAAGCATGCCGAGATTGTAGTTCAAGATGACTCTGTCTTCCCTATGTTTCAATGGCATTGCAAG AAGAGATCGCTACCAGAATTTTGGCGTGAGCTTTCACTT CCAGCTGACGCATCAAAGGAACACAACTGCATACCAGATGAACATTACGTGCAAACGCTCCTTGCT CAAAAGGGCCTTGAAGGAGAAATAACAAGGAGATCACTGACTCACTCTTCATGGGATCTTTCATCTTCCAAAGACCCCGAAAGGCGAGGATGGCATCCCCTGACTTACAAGTTAGCTGATACCTCTCCCGTGCTCATCCAATCCATCAAG ACAATATCTATTACGAAACTGAGTACAGAAGAGAATGGTGCACTAGCAAGGGAAAACCCTCTAAATGCTTTCTTTTTGCGAGGAAATTTACACGGCCTGCTGCTCTACGTCTACTTAACACG TCTGTTCTGGGAATATCTGTTGAAGCAACAACTACACCCTGAAATAGTTTCATTGAGGATCACTAGCTGCGGAAATCATATTGTGAATAGAGGAGAAAAATGTACACAACAAAAGAGAAATTCAATGTATCATTAA
- the LOC140965091 gene encoding glycosyltransferase BC10-like isoform X4 produces MKRSSNPQKFHHRWKRKLLSMLLCFSCFAIFLLMESLYSPIQMLSPPTIVKPKIACLFIARNRIPLDMVWDAFFRGDGENRFSIYVHSRPGFLLNKATTRSPYFLYRQINDSIQVDWGEASMIQAERILLQNALMHPLNERFIFLSDSCIPLYNFSYVYDYIMSTSTSFVDSFADTKEGRYNPKMDPVIPVDNWRKGSQWVILTRKHAEIVVQDDSVFPMFQWHCKKRSLPEFWRELSLPADASKEHNCIPDEHYVQTLLAQKGLEGEITRRSLTHSSWDLSSSKDPERRGWHPLTYKLADTSPVLIQSIKGVDNIYYETEYRREWCTSKGKPSKCFLFARKFTRPAALRLLNTSVLGISVEATTTP; encoded by the exons ATGAAACGGAGTTCAAATCCGCAGAAATTTCATCATAGATGGAAGAGGAAGCTTTTGTCTATGCTTTTGTGTTTTTCTTGTTTCGCCATTTTTCTGCTGATGGAATCGCTGTATAGCCCAATTCAAATGTTATCTCCGCCTACAATTGTCAAACCCAAAATCGCTTGCCTGTTTATAGCAAGGAATCGGATTCCACTTGACATGGTTTGGGATGCATTTTTTCGG GGAGATGGGGAGAACAGATTCTCTATCTATGTTCATTCACGTCCCGGGTTCTTGTTGAACAAGGCAACTACGAGGTCGCCATATTTCTTATATCGTCAAATAAATGATAGCATACAg GTAGATTGGGGAGAAGCTAGTATGATCCAAGCAGAGCGTATTTTGCTCCAGAATGCACTGATGCATCCCTTAAATGAACGGTTCATTTTCCTCTCAGACAG CTGCATACCTTTATACAATTTCAGCTACGTATATGACTATATAATGTCGACCTCAACTAGCTTCGTGGACAG TTTTGCTGACACAAAAGAGGGCCGATACAATCCAAAAATGGATCCAGTGATTCCTGTTGATAACTGGAGGAAAGGATCTCAG TGGGTCATTCTCACCAGAAAGCATGCCGAGATTGTAGTTCAAGATGACTCTGTCTTCCCTATGTTTCAATGGCATTGCAAG AAGAGATCGCTACCAGAATTTTGGCGTGAGCTTTCACTT CCAGCTGACGCATCAAAGGAACACAACTGCATACCAGATGAACATTACGTGCAAACGCTCCTTGCT CAAAAGGGCCTTGAAGGAGAAATAACAAGGAGATCACTGACTCACTCTTCATGGGATCTTTCATCTTCCAAAGACCCCGAAAGGCGAGGATGGCATCCCCTGACTTACAAGTTAGCTGATACCTCTCCCGTGCTCATCCAATCCATCAAG GGTGTAGACAATATCTATTACGAAACTGAGTACAGAAGAGAATGGTGCACTAGCAAGGGAAAACCCTCTAAATGCTTTCTTTTTGCGAGGAAATTTACACGGCCTGCTGCTCTACGTCTACTTAACACG TCTGTTCTGGGAATATCTGTTGAAGCAACAACTACACCCTGA